The following proteins are co-located in the Heliorestis convoluta genome:
- a CDS encoding PAS domain-containing hybrid sensor histidine kinase/response regulator: protein MNSSLFYKTIVEQLPFAYAYHKILYDVQGAPIDYELVEANKAFENITCLQRKDLIGKKLTETELIKSERHWLDTLAQVAKNHERACFDYYSPQLHRWYEVTVYSHEEGYLATIFHETTRWNKKEGEIRLENQLCVILGTWEWNIQTNEYFLNERWAEMLGYTLKELIPFDVQTWTSLIHPQDLQEVQKPMKAVMEKEQEYFDVEIRMKHKEGHWVWVQTRGKVISWTAEGNPLLMSGTHTDITERKKMEEALLEKQRRLSMAQSFSHIGAWEYDISNGRLSWSKECEALFGLEEGEFEGTFEAFLDRIHPEDKAYVQTVNQPITEYKEGTILYYEHRIVKRSGEVRWIRESAGVETNEEGEPICIIGFAIDITETKEAEAKIAERDQLLTKFSQQVPGALYQYQMYPDGSSRIPFASKGLWEICEVKPEEVRDDVSKIMSRIHPHDYQSFIDSIQESFDNNSIWSNEHRVLLPTKGQRWLRGVAQPEKLADGSMLWHGFLADITENKKMEEALREREHYLNALISNTPAVIYSYTIDDDGKIELKYINQNVEKVLGFKPHDFIGKNIEFWASHVHPEDLKNLQEKLSGKEMVNEYRFQDKQGEYHWLYDQQRVFKREKGCTEIVGTWWNITDRKQAEEALLETNDHLKRAMRQAKAANNAKSQFLANMSHEIRTPMNGILGFLHLLEETETTQQQEKYIDYIKTSTENLLNVLNDILDLSKIESSKIEIEEISFDLRSTIEAAVIPFAQQAYSKGVTLSLLVQPSVLQQAKGDPTRLRQVLSNLVNNAVKFTKRGTVTVEAKQLEESDSTSTLQLIIKDSGIGMQEETLQKLFTPFYQADSSNTRTYGGTGLGLAITKNLLDLMGGSIEVESIYTVGSTFTITLTLDKCHDIAREAIDHHALRGKRILIVDDNDHNREILRIYLEEAGAVVEESSNAPEALVLLVKNGKEQIKYHAVIIDEQMPHMSGSDLAITLKNIPSTKTLPLCLLTSVVGYNNAQKSQEVGFSAYLTKPIRRQELKDAIASLFSKNMNNKEKQHPSLITRHTIREAQSRQRLKVLVVEDQAINRELTVQLLQNKGFSCDVVENGLEAVKACIKNPYHIVLMDCQMPIMNGYEATQKIRQMKEIHQPKIVAMTAYAMKSDEERCLAAGMDGYLSKPIDFSLFNSILQKSFDNIEPLNETEQRSEKDSNYKKAITYIVEESGLDQKEAEELLAKGVTRIKELIVLIKNALEKNETLEASRTLHTLKGIAKNLQLKEIAIKALEGEEALARKDGLKLKPLLKEIEESL, encoded by the coding sequence GTGAATTCTAGCTTATTTTATAAAACCATCGTAGAACAGTTACCCTTCGCTTATGCCTATCACAAGATACTATATGATGTTCAGGGTGCACCAATTGATTATGAATTGGTAGAAGCTAACAAAGCTTTTGAGAACATAACATGTTTACAGCGGAAAGACCTTATCGGAAAAAAATTGACAGAAACAGAACTTATCAAAAGCGAACGGCACTGGCTAGATACTTTGGCTCAAGTGGCAAAAAACCATGAAAGAGCCTGTTTTGATTATTATTCACCACAACTCCATCGATGGTACGAAGTTACGGTTTATAGTCATGAAGAAGGCTACCTTGCAACTATTTTTCACGAGACGACTCGCTGGAATAAAAAGGAAGGAGAGATAAGGTTAGAGAACCAGCTCTGTGTGATTTTAGGCACCTGGGAATGGAACATCCAGACGAATGAATACTTTCTCAATGAGCGCTGGGCAGAAATGCTTGGCTATACCCTTAAAGAATTGATACCCTTTGACGTTCAAACCTGGACAAGCCTGATCCATCCACAGGATTTACAAGAAGTTCAAAAGCCAATGAAAGCGGTAATGGAGAAGGAACAGGAATACTTTGATGTTGAAATTCGCATGAAGCACAAAGAAGGTCACTGGGTCTGGGTACAAACTCGAGGAAAGGTCATCAGTTGGACAGCCGAGGGGAACCCTCTGCTCATGAGTGGTACCCATACAGACATTACAGAGCGAAAAAAGATGGAAGAAGCGCTACTGGAAAAGCAGAGAAGGCTTTCCATGGCACAGTCTTTCTCTCATATTGGTGCTTGGGAATATGATATCAGCAATGGACGCCTTTCCTGGTCCAAAGAGTGTGAAGCCCTTTTTGGTCTGGAAGAGGGAGAATTTGAAGGCACTTTTGAGGCCTTTCTCGATCGAATTCATCCTGAGGACAAAGCATATGTGCAGACAGTGAATCAACCTATTACAGAATATAAAGAAGGAACCATCCTTTATTATGAACACCGGATTGTTAAAAGGTCAGGGGAAGTTCGCTGGATTCGAGAGTCTGCTGGTGTCGAGACCAATGAAGAAGGAGAACCGATTTGCATCATTGGTTTTGCCATAGATATAACAGAGACAAAAGAAGCAGAAGCAAAAATAGCCGAACGAGATCAGCTCTTGACAAAATTTTCTCAGCAAGTACCTGGTGCTCTCTATCAGTATCAGATGTACCCCGATGGTTCTTCCCGTATTCCCTTTGCCAGCAAAGGCCTTTGGGAGATTTGCGAAGTGAAGCCGGAAGAAGTCAGAGATGATGTTAGCAAGATCATGTCTCGAATCCATCCTCATGATTACCAATCATTCATAGACTCTATTCAAGAGTCCTTTGATAATAACTCCATCTGGTCTAACGAACATCGAGTGTTGCTACCAACGAAAGGACAACGTTGGCTGCGTGGGGTGGCGCAGCCTGAAAAATTAGCAGATGGCTCTATGTTATGGCATGGCTTTTTAGCCGATATTACTGAAAATAAGAAAATGGAGGAAGCTCTACGAGAAAGGGAACATTATCTAAATGCCTTGATATCGAATACGCCTGCAGTCATCTATTCCTATACCATTGATGATGACGGGAAAATAGAACTAAAATATATTAATCAAAATGTAGAAAAAGTTTTAGGCTTTAAGCCCCATGACTTTATTGGAAAGAACATAGAATTTTGGGCCAGCCATGTCCATCCAGAAGACCTGAAAAACCTTCAGGAAAAGCTATCCGGGAAAGAAATGGTCAATGAGTATCGATTCCAAGATAAACAAGGAGAATATCATTGGCTCTATGATCAGCAAAGGGTTTTTAAGCGGGAAAAAGGTTGCACAGAAATCGTCGGCACTTGGTGGAACATTACTGATCGAAAGCAAGCAGAAGAAGCCCTGCTAGAAACGAACGACCATCTAAAAAGAGCTATGAGGCAAGCAAAAGCAGCTAACAACGCTAAAAGCCAGTTTCTGGCCAATATGAGTCACGAAATACGTACTCCTATGAATGGAATACTCGGCTTCTTGCACTTGCTAGAAGAGACGGAAACGACGCAACAACAGGAAAAATATATAGACTATATCAAAACATCTACGGAAAATCTGTTAAACGTCCTCAACGATATCTTGGACTTGTCAAAAATTGAATCGAGCAAGATAGAAATAGAAGAAATTTCTTTCGACTTGCGCTCCACCATCGAAGCAGCTGTAATTCCTTTTGCCCAACAAGCTTATAGCAAAGGTGTGACCTTAAGTCTTCTGGTGCAACCATCGGTGCTTCAGCAAGCCAAGGGTGACCCTACTCGACTGAGACAAGTGCTCTCCAATTTGGTAAATAATGCTGTGAAATTTACCAAGAGGGGCACAGTTACTGTAGAAGCCAAGCAACTAGAAGAAAGTGATAGTACCAGCACCCTTCAGTTGATCATTAAAGATAGCGGCATTGGTATGCAGGAAGAAACTCTACAAAAGCTTTTTACACCCTTTTATCAAGCAGACAGCTCTAACACCCGAACCTACGGAGGGACAGGCCTTGGTCTAGCGATTACCAAAAACCTATTAGATCTGATGGGAGGCTCCATAGAGGTAGAAAGTATCTATACTGTGGGAAGTACTTTTACCATTACGCTGACCCTGGACAAATGTCATGACATCGCCCGAGAAGCGATCGATCATCACGCTCTGCGAGGCAAACGTATTCTCATCGTAGATGATAATGACCACAACCGAGAAATTCTGCGCATCTACCTAGAAGAAGCCGGTGCCGTCGTGGAGGAATCATCTAATGCACCGGAAGCTTTGGTCTTACTCGTGAAAAATGGCAAAGAACAGATAAAATACCACGCCGTTATTATTGATGAACAAATGCCCCATATGAGTGGTAGTGATCTGGCAATCACCTTGAAGAATATTCCATCTACAAAAACACTTCCTCTGTGTCTCTTAACTTCTGTGGTAGGTTACAACAACGCCCAGAAATCACAGGAAGTTGGCTTTTCTGCTTATCTGACCAAGCCCATTAGAAGGCAGGAGCTTAAGGATGCCATAGCCAGCTTATTTTCAAAGAACATGAACAACAAAGAGAAGCAACATCCCTCTCTGATCACCCGTCACACAATACGAGAAGCCCAAAGCCGACAAAGGCTTAAGGTGTTGGTAGTAGAAGATCAGGCTATTAACCGAGAGTTGACAGTGCAACTCTTACAAAACAAAGGCTTTAGCTGTGATGTCGTAGAAAATGGTTTAGAAGCAGTAAAAGCTTGTATCAAAAACCCCTATCACATTGTCTTAATGGATTGTCAAATGCCCATTATGAACGGTTATGAAGCAACCCAAAAAATCCGACAGATGAAAGAAATTCATCAGCCAAAAATCGTGGCCATGACAGCCTATGCTATGAAATCTGATGAAGAACGATGTCTGGCCGCCGGCATGGATGGTTATCTAAGTAAGCCCATTGATTTTAGTCTTTTTAATTCAATTTTACAAAAATCTTTTGATAACATAGAACCTCTGAACGAAACAGAGCAGAGAAGCGAAAAGGATAGTAACTATAAAAAAGCGATTACCTATATCGTTGAGGAATCAGGACTCGATCAAAAAGAAGCAGAAGAGCTCTTAGCCAAAGGAGTCACACGAATCAAAGAACTAATCGTGCTGATCAAAAATGCTCTGGAGAAAAATGAGACCTTAGAAGCGTCAAGAACTCTGCACACTCTAAAAGGCATCGCCAAAAATCTCCAATTAAAAGAGATCGCAATAAAAGCACTTGAAGGAGAAGAAGCGTTGGCCAGAAAAGACGGGCTAAAGCTAAAGCCTTTGTTGAAAGAAATAGAAGAAAGCCTTTAG
- a CDS encoding GMC family oxidoreductase has protein sequence MNHETGLPWRNLNEEVDVVIVGAGATGPVVAQELGRAGLSVVLFEAGPYWEVSRDFVSDELHMRKTAWRFHRLTAGSDAPELGHNISGSGVGGGTNHFTAVVPRFFPSDFRTKTIDGVGEDWPITYEDLAPYYEQLEKEIPVSGPKHYPWGGFHGPYPYPAREPVAATHQVLRIGCEKLGIQSSVAPLAILSAPFQGRPPCINRGFCAQGCLPNSKFSTLIHHIPRALDAGVELRHGSMVHRILVNKDDRVEGVAFLFQGKEYRQRAKAVVVCASAIETPRLLLLSADGRHPQGLANRSGMVGKCFMVHSGHEVVARFSEEILPYKGTPILTTTQDFYESPGDGSRARGFSIHAHGSRPLAFMKIVTKATGAWGRHLREMARDYNYFARLTIVGEVLPQMNNTITLSDEKDEVGLPSPVVTFSYGDNDRKVIEAAVAMCKQVLEAAGGRVELISPDTSHMLGGCRMGSNPTDSVVDGWGRCHDHKNLFLADTSVFVTSGASNPTLTAMALAWRTADYIVQEFRAGNL, from the coding sequence ATGAACCATGAGACCGGTCTTCCCTGGCGTAACCTAAATGAAGAAGTTGACGTTGTTATTGTTGGTGCTGGCGCTACGGGGCCTGTTGTAGCACAGGAGCTAGGCCGAGCCGGTCTTTCTGTTGTCTTATTCGAAGCGGGCCCTTACTGGGAAGTGAGTCGCGATTTTGTTAGCGATGAATTGCATATGCGCAAAACGGCTTGGCGTTTTCATCGCTTGACAGCGGGTTCGGATGCGCCAGAACTGGGTCATAATATTTCTGGGTCTGGTGTTGGTGGTGGTACCAATCATTTTACGGCTGTCGTTCCTCGCTTTTTTCCTTCTGATTTTCGAACGAAGACCATTGATGGTGTTGGTGAAGATTGGCCGATTACCTATGAAGATCTTGCGCCCTACTATGAGCAGCTAGAAAAAGAAATTCCTGTCTCAGGGCCCAAGCATTATCCTTGGGGAGGTTTTCATGGGCCCTATCCCTATCCAGCTCGTGAGCCTGTGGCAGCAACGCATCAGGTATTACGGATTGGTTGTGAAAAGCTGGGGATTCAAAGTTCTGTAGCCCCTTTGGCCATTTTGTCAGCACCTTTCCAAGGTCGTCCACCTTGTATTAATCGAGGTTTTTGTGCCCAAGGTTGCTTGCCCAATTCGAAATTCTCTACATTGATTCACCATATACCGCGGGCTCTTGACGCGGGCGTAGAATTGCGTCATGGCTCTATGGTTCATCGCATTCTTGTTAACAAAGACGATCGAGTAGAAGGTGTGGCTTTTCTTTTCCAAGGCAAAGAGTATCGGCAACGTGCAAAAGCCGTTGTTGTATGCGCTTCGGCCATCGAAACGCCTCGGTTGCTGCTACTGTCTGCCGATGGTCGCCATCCACAAGGCTTGGCAAATCGCAGTGGTATGGTCGGCAAGTGCTTTATGGTTCATTCAGGTCATGAAGTGGTGGCCCGTTTTTCTGAAGAAATTTTGCCCTACAAGGGCACGCCGATTCTGACAACGACTCAAGATTTTTATGAGTCTCCCGGTGATGGATCCCGTGCTCGCGGCTTTTCGATTCATGCCCATGGGTCACGGCCTCTTGCTTTTATGAAGATTGTAACGAAAGCAACAGGCGCTTGGGGAAGGCACTTGCGGGAAATGGCTCGTGATTATAACTACTTTGCTCGCTTAACCATAGTGGGAGAAGTGTTGCCGCAGATGAACAATACAATCACGCTGTCTGATGAGAAAGATGAAGTGGGTCTTCCTTCTCCTGTGGTGACCTTTTCCTATGGCGATAACGATCGGAAAGTGATTGAAGCTGCCGTGGCTATGTGCAAACAGGTACTAGAAGCAGCAGGCGGGCGTGTGGAGCTCATTAGCCCTGATACGTCTCATATGCTGGGTGGTTGTCGCATGGGTAGCAATCCTACTGATTCTGTTGTTGATGGCTGGGGTCGTTGTCATGATCATAAGAATCTTTTTCTTGCTGATACGTCAGTCTTTGTCACTTCTGGCGCTTCCAATCCCACTTTGACGGCCATGGCACTGGCTTGGCGGACGGCGGATTATATTGTACAAGAGTTTCGTGCTGGAAATTTGTGA
- a CDS encoding gluconate 2-dehydrogenase subunit 3 family protein produces MKEQDRWDENTYHVIQSRLKAPGMPTFFSPQELALLKAALHRLLDEEDQAIIARVAGQIDEHLTEKRGQGYRKVGVPKEEVLFRSGLAWLDATALQRYEQSFLQLTPQEKDEILGQVQRGEIAWTEIGPKDFFNKLLNTAVDFFFSQPEIWSEIGYGGPAYPRGYYRIEYGLKDPWEARLKPELVEERAKAGMGPGPVRRVDR; encoded by the coding sequence ATGAAAGAGCAGGATCGTTGGGATGAAAATACGTACCATGTAATTCAATCGCGTCTAAAAGCGCCAGGTATGCCTACTTTTTTTTCGCCTCAAGAGTTGGCCTTATTAAAGGCCGCTTTACATCGCCTTCTTGATGAAGAAGATCAAGCCATTATTGCACGTGTGGCAGGGCAGATTGATGAACATTTGACTGAAAAACGAGGACAAGGCTACCGTAAGGTAGGGGTTCCAAAAGAGGAGGTTCTTTTTCGCAGTGGCCTGGCTTGGCTTGATGCTACGGCCTTACAGCGCTATGAGCAATCTTTTCTACAGTTGACGCCCCAAGAAAAAGATGAAATATTGGGGCAGGTGCAGCGAGGAGAAATTGCTTGGACTGAGATTGGACCGAAAGATTTTTTTAACAAACTATTAAATACAGCCGTTGATTTTTTCTTTTCTCAACCTGAGATTTGGTCTGAGATCGGTTATGGTGGGCCCGCCTATCCGCGAGGGTACTATCGTATTGAATATGGATTGAAAGATCCTTGGGAAGCTCGATTAAAGCCTGAATTGGTTGAAGAGCGGGCTAAAGCCGGTATGGGGCCCGGTCCTGTGCGGAGGGTTGATCGATGA
- a CDS encoding MBL fold metallo-hydrolase, giving the protein MLGPIIGIILLLLFAAVAILFLLPKYRPTAAMLALNVGREFTGEVKKPPHLLTIPMGPDDDVTIGWVGHSTWVLEMQGKRLITDPIFSERAVFPKRLVAPALQPDQIDSLDYILLSHAHYDHLDIASLQALPDEAILVLPEGDGQVVKDLRQKKVTLKANDTYRSEDLTIKTFKAEHEGKRAMGLSSNLTLVYLIEKGDSSIVYVGDSGYSPELAEQVRQARPDGIDCAIVPIAAYKPEEFHDDHCNPEEALKMAQEMGARFIVPMHHETFVLSLESIDEPRERFKKAAREENLTEQAHPLPIGGTLTIKQGREREEKEVKYH; this is encoded by the coding sequence GTGCTCGGACCTATTATTGGAATCATTTTACTGCTCCTATTTGCCGCTGTTGCGATCTTATTTCTTCTTCCGAAATACCGTCCTACGGCAGCTATGCTAGCTTTGAATGTAGGTCGAGAGTTTACCGGTGAAGTGAAAAAGCCGCCCCATCTGTTGACAATCCCGATGGGTCCTGATGATGATGTCACCATTGGTTGGGTCGGTCATTCGACCTGGGTACTTGAAATGCAAGGAAAGCGTCTGATTACAGATCCCATTTTTTCTGAAAGAGCTGTTTTTCCGAAGCGTCTTGTTGCACCAGCTTTGCAGCCAGATCAGATTGATTCTTTAGATTATATCTTGCTTTCTCATGCCCACTATGATCATCTAGATATCGCTAGTTTGCAAGCTTTGCCCGATGAGGCTATCCTTGTGTTGCCGGAAGGGGATGGGCAAGTGGTTAAAGACCTAAGGCAGAAAAAAGTTACGCTGAAAGCCAACGATACTTATAGGTCAGAAGATCTTACTATCAAAACTTTTAAAGCGGAACATGAAGGAAAAAGAGCGATGGGGCTATCTTCTAATCTTACATTGGTCTATCTTATCGAAAAAGGTGATTCTTCCATCGTTTATGTGGGTGATAGCGGATACAGCCCCGAGCTGGCGGAGCAAGTTCGTCAGGCTCGTCCCGATGGCATTGATTGTGCCATTGTGCCGATTGCTGCTTATAAGCCGGAAGAGTTTCATGATGATCACTGCAATCCGGAAGAAGCCTTGAAGATGGCCCAAGAGATGGGGGCTCGCTTCATTGTTCCAATGCATCATGAGACTTTTGTGTTGTCATTAGAATCGATTGATGAACCGCGGGAACGCTTTAAGAAAGCGGCTAGGGAAGAGAACTTGACGGAACAGGCCCATCCTCTTCCAATTGGTGGTACTTTGACGATAAAGCAGGGTCGGGAACGAGAAGAGAAGGAAGTAAAGTATCACTAG
- a CDS encoding 4Fe-4S binding protein, which produces MLYIDSNKCDKFKGCPPAKICPTEAIRAVGSNKLFWVKEWVIDEDKCINCKKCIARCPHHAILEKKK; this is translated from the coding sequence ATGCTTTATATTGACTCCAACAAGTGTGATAAGTTTAAAGGCTGTCCCCCAGCAAAGATCTGCCCCACAGAAGCCATACGAGCCGTCGGTTCGAACAAACTCTTCTGGGTAAAAGAGTGGGTAATTGACGAGGATAAGTGTATTAACTGTAAAAAATGTATTGCTCGTTGTCCTCATCACGCTATTTTAGAGAAAAAGAAATAA
- a CDS encoding NUDIX domain-containing protein — protein sequence MFRHRMRAAAILVNAQKQVLLIHHRHPRRQYHWLSPPGGGVEKGETIFEAAEREMLEECNLHCKAQKLLYVVEWLDEVRKIHHLELYIQVQYLAGTLQKGRDPEVDEKDQMIFDCFFMTEKEIRAAILPVYPTILRNQFWQDYERNFQNHQVYLGREVEEL from the coding sequence ATGTTTCGACATCGTATGCGAGCCGCTGCCATCTTAGTTAATGCACAAAAGCAAGTTCTACTGATCCATCATCGCCATCCACGGCGCCAGTATCACTGGCTTTCACCGCCTGGCGGTGGTGTGGAGAAAGGTGAAACGATCTTCGAGGCAGCAGAAAGAGAAATGCTTGAGGAGTGTAACCTGCACTGCAAAGCCCAAAAGCTACTCTATGTGGTGGAGTGGCTTGATGAAGTCCGGAAAATACATCATCTAGAATTATACATACAAGTCCAATATTTGGCAGGAACCTTGCAAAAAGGACGAGATCCTGAAGTGGATGAGAAGGACCAAATGATTTTTGACTGCTTCTTCATGACAGAAAAAGAAATCCGAGCTGCCATTTTACCTGTTTACCCAACCATACTGCGCAATCAATTCTGGCAAGACTACGAAAGAAACTTCCAGAATCATCAAGTCTATCTGGGTCGAGAAGTGGAAGAACTCTAG
- a CDS encoding ATP-binding protein yields MTTASLFRKEQELYEEIMSAWHSLGFYRPLRDDETLQLAYQLCTHFYRSSKESLQVSDLYWQLFERLVGYSELSKGVLIGDSWQNYLLDRLLEIETPFSLKASLDEPTGLALRSALAMEYHSLQKLFNLSATWWQQEAEKILGRPLPLWSDLEALPSSQEDWLRTGYLQMKDHLAKAEDWSMELPALGAYYKQYGSGLFSRYLAFRWEGTLIGIEEPDPIRLENLVGYKKQRQWIVENTERLLQGYRANNILLYGDRGTGKSSTVKALLHRFGQAGLRLIEVPKSRLGDFPAIIEATRKSKVPVILFVDDLSFEDGESGYQEMKALLEGAVAVRPDHMVIYATSNRRHLIKEKAKDSLATMQEEELRPGDSYQEKMSLADRFGITVTFLAPNQEEYLQIVDALAAERSLHISKEELHRRALLWERRQNGRSGRTARQFIDSIT; encoded by the coding sequence ATGACAACAGCTTCTTTGTTTAGAAAAGAGCAAGAATTATACGAAGAAATCATGAGCGCTTGGCACTCGTTAGGCTTTTATCGCCCACTAAGAGACGATGAGACTTTACAACTAGCTTACCAGCTTTGTACTCATTTTTATAGATCTTCGAAAGAGTCTTTACAAGTTTCCGATCTGTACTGGCAATTGTTCGAACGTTTGGTTGGCTATAGTGAGCTAAGCAAGGGCGTTCTCATAGGAGACAGTTGGCAAAACTACCTTTTGGATCGCCTCTTAGAAATCGAGACACCCTTTTCCCTCAAAGCCTCTCTTGATGAACCAACAGGGCTTGCTTTGCGTTCTGCTCTTGCTATGGAATACCATTCGCTACAGAAGCTATTTAACCTTTCTGCCACTTGGTGGCAACAAGAAGCAGAGAAGATCCTAGGGCGACCGCTTCCCCTTTGGTCTGATCTTGAAGCGTTACCTTCTTCTCAAGAAGATTGGCTAAGGACAGGCTATTTGCAGATGAAGGATCATCTTGCCAAAGCAGAAGATTGGTCCATGGAACTTCCCGCTCTTGGAGCCTACTACAAACAGTATGGCTCTGGCCTTTTCTCTCGCTATCTTGCTTTTCGTTGGGAAGGAACGCTTATAGGCATTGAAGAACCTGATCCCATTCGATTGGAAAATTTAGTAGGCTATAAGAAGCAACGACAATGGATTGTGGAGAATACAGAAAGGCTACTACAAGGCTATCGTGCCAACAATATCTTGCTTTATGGCGATCGTGGTACGGGCAAGTCTTCTACCGTTAAAGCCTTGCTACATCGCTTTGGACAAGCTGGATTACGGCTCATTGAAGTTCCTAAGAGCCGACTTGGTGATTTTCCTGCGATCATTGAAGCGACGCGAAAATCGAAAGTGCCTGTTATTCTTTTTGTAGACGATCTTTCTTTTGAAGATGGGGAATCAGGGTACCAGGAGATGAAAGCGCTCTTAGAAGGCGCTGTAGCAGTTCGACCCGATCATATGGTGATTTATGCTACATCTAATCGAAGACATTTAATCAAAGAAAAAGCAAAGGATAGCCTTGCGACGATGCAGGAAGAAGAACTGCGCCCTGGTGACAGCTATCAGGAGAAAATGTCTTTGGCCGACCGCTTTGGCATCACCGTAACGTTCCTAGCGCCGAACCAAGAAGAGTACTTGCAAATTGTAGATGCTTTAGCAGCAGAACGCTCTCTTCACATAAGCAAAGAAGAACTGCATAGGCGCGCGCTCCTCTGGGAAAGACGGCAAAATGGGCGTTCTGGTCGTACAGCAAGACAATTTATTGATTCCATCACCTAA
- a CDS encoding YitT family protein: protein MNMKIKKAPSLSTIIGERIFLLVGSFFVALALETFLSPNKIMDGGTTGLAIILAHLTPLYLGFWIVLLNIPFLILGHHFFGALFARRTVLALLFLGFFIYLLHFVPTITNNDLLASVLGGLAIGIGVGLVIRGRGSIDGIDVLAIVLSRSSRFSLGQIILFFNIFILILGGFVFGWPKMFYSLITYFFAYQIIDLVIRL, encoded by the coding sequence ATGAATATGAAAATAAAAAAAGCCCCCTCCCTATCAACAATAATCGGTGAGAGAATTTTTCTTCTCGTCGGCTCTTTTTTTGTTGCCTTGGCTTTAGAAACTTTTCTATCTCCTAATAAAATTATGGATGGTGGTACAACGGGTCTCGCCATTATTCTGGCGCACCTTACGCCACTTTATCTGGGGTTTTGGATTGTTTTATTAAATATTCCTTTTTTAATTTTGGGGCATCACTTTTTTGGTGCTCTTTTTGCTCGTCGAACCGTTTTAGCCCTATTATTTCTGGGCTTTTTTATTTATCTGCTTCACTTTGTGCCAACAATAACGAACAATGACTTGCTGGCTTCTGTCTTAGGTGGTCTGGCCATCGGAATTGGCGTAGGGCTGGTAATCCGTGGCAGAGGCTCTATTGACGGCATTGATGTCTTGGCCATTGTACTATCTCGCAGCAGCCGCTTTAGCTTGGGGCAGATTATTTTGTTCTTTAATATTTTCATTCTAATCCTAGGTGGCTTTGTCTTTGGTTGGCCGAAAATGTTTTATTCTTTGATCACCTATTTTTTTGCCTACCAGATTATCGACCTCGTAATTCGCCTCTAA
- a CDS encoding YetF domain-containing protein produces the protein MIMDVDVVGILIRGFAAYTFLLLFTRLLGRQLISQMTLFEYVVGITIGSLAADMTLAGSDNFWDGALALAVWIVLPILLGWFTLRSFWLRKIVEGEPSIIIVNGTIDKQALQRHRFNLDDLLSNLREQGVFNLHDIEFAILETDGSVSVLQKSQKRPVTPEDLHLSTSYTGLPTTLLEDGQIIEHRLREIRLSKEWLLTQLRNRGIKDINEVFIAQIDTEGKLYVDLKKDGPK, from the coding sequence ATGATCATGGATGTAGATGTTGTCGGAATTCTTATTCGTGGTTTTGCTGCTTATACATTCTTGTTACTCTTTACCCGCTTGCTAGGACGTCAACTTATCTCTCAAATGACTCTTTTTGAATATGTTGTAGGCATTACGATAGGCTCTTTGGCCGCGGATATGACCTTAGCCGGTAGTGATAACTTTTGGGACGGAGCTCTTGCTTTGGCTGTATGGATTGTTCTGCCCATCCTTTTAGGTTGGTTTACCTTACGATCCTTTTGGCTTCGAAAAATAGTAGAAGGGGAACCTTCAATTATTATTGTTAACGGTACCATTGATAAGCAAGCGTTACAGCGACACCGCTTTAATCTTGACGATCTCTTATCAAATCTTCGTGAACAAGGTGTTTTTAACCTACATGATATAGAGTTTGCCATTCTTGAGACCGATGGTTCTGTTTCCGTATTGCAAAAATCACAGAAAAGGCCTGTGACGCCAGAAGATCTTCATCTTTCTACATCCTATACAGGCTTACCAACAACACTCTTAGAAGACGGTCAGATTATTGAGCATCGTCTAAGAGAAATTAGGCTAAGCAAAGAATGGTTGCTCACACAGCTTCGTAATCGTGGTATCAAAGATATCAATGAAGTTTTTATTGCGCAGATAGATACAGAAGGGAAGCTTTATGTGGACTTAAAAAAAGATGGGCCCAAATAG